In the genome of Rhodoplanes sp. Z2-YC6860, one region contains:
- a CDS encoding ABC transporter substrate-binding protein, with the protein MPVPSRISRTTSKITSKITRRLLLAAAAAAALSAPAFAEDTIKLGLVAAMSGQSAKSGEAIVRGLSLALDEINAKGGLLGKKVELVVRDDESNPAKGVVAARELVQREKVAALFGGLDTPVSVAIVPFANQSKVPFMGVWAAGTPITRNGAAENYVFRVSAVDVLVDKALVDYAIKKYSAKKPGMILINNPWGESNEAGLKAALADKSLAYAGIEKFQDADVDVVPQLTRLKEAGADVLFMVANVAPSSQVVKSLDRMGWNVPIVSHWGPAGGRFSELAGPSSERVHFIQTFSFSGKLSPKAEQVLAALKAKYPAIKTLADVTPAVGIANAYDAMHLTALAIAKAGSTEGPKIREAFYAIDKYDGLIKSYSKPFSPTNQDALTSEDYLFTYFKEGEILPLTN; encoded by the coding sequence ATGCCCGTTCCGTCCCGCATTTCCAGAACTACGTCCAAGATCACATCGAAGATCACGCGCCGCCTGCTGCTGGCGGCCGCAGCCGCTGCGGCTCTGTCGGCTCCGGCATTCGCCGAGGACACCATCAAGCTCGGCCTCGTTGCCGCGATGTCCGGTCAGTCGGCAAAATCCGGCGAGGCCATCGTGCGCGGTCTCTCGCTCGCTCTCGACGAGATCAACGCCAAGGGCGGCCTGCTCGGGAAGAAGGTCGAGCTCGTGGTGCGCGACGACGAAAGCAATCCGGCCAAGGGCGTGGTCGCGGCGCGCGAACTGGTGCAGCGCGAGAAGGTCGCGGCGCTGTTCGGCGGCCTCGACACACCCGTGTCGGTCGCCATCGTACCGTTCGCCAACCAGAGCAAGGTGCCGTTCATGGGTGTGTGGGCGGCGGGCACGCCGATCACGCGCAACGGCGCGGCCGAGAACTACGTGTTCCGCGTCTCCGCCGTCGACGTGCTGGTCGACAAGGCGCTGGTCGATTACGCGATCAAGAAGTACAGCGCCAAGAAGCCCGGGATGATCCTGATCAACAATCCCTGGGGCGAATCGAACGAGGCGGGGCTGAAGGCCGCGCTCGCCGACAAGAGCCTTGCTTACGCGGGCATCGAGAAATTCCAGGACGCCGACGTCGATGTGGTGCCTCAGCTCACCCGCTTGAAAGAAGCCGGCGCCGACGTGCTGTTCATGGTCGCGAACGTCGCGCCGTCTTCGCAGGTGGTGAAGTCGCTCGACCGCATGGGCTGGAATGTGCCGATCGTCTCGCACTGGGGCCCGGCCGGCGGTCGCTTCAGCGAGCTCGCGGGCCCGAGCAGCGAGCGCGTGCACTTCATCCAGACCTTCAGCTTCTCGGGCAAGCTTTCGCCCAAGGCCGAGCAGGTTCTGGCGGCGCTGAAGGCGAAATATCCGGCGATCAAGACGCTGGCGGACGTCACACCCGCGGTCGGCATCGCCAACGCCTACGACGCGATGCATCTCACCGCGCTCGCCATCGCCAAGGCAGGCTCGACCGAAGGCCCGAAGATCCGCGAGGCGTTCTACGCCATCGATAAGTATGACGGCCTGATCAAGAGCTACAGCAAGCCGTTCTCGCCCACGAATCAGGACGCGCTGACCTCGGAGGACTATCTCTTCACCTACTTCAAGGAAGGCGAAATCCTTCCGCTGACGAACTAG
- a CDS encoding branched-chain amino acid ABC transporter permease codes for MLLISAIVSGLAVGSMYGLIALGFHVTYVVSNTVNFSQGSAMMLGAVLGYTFGIRFGWPLPLAIAMALFLCALFGLVVERTLVRPFAERGSNGWLMATVAGGIVIDNIVLFTFGKEPRGFPSILAQKPIELFGTGVFPLQLVIPAVGIAITVALQLAFNHTRLGKALLAVVQNKDAARLMGINVRAAIAFSFALSTALAGLAGLLIAPLFSVHSDMGTLFGIKAFAVAILGGITSASGVMLAGFLYGLIEATVTAFAGSTYTQIAAFGVVILALAVMPNGLLGRAATKKV; via the coding sequence ATGCTGCTGATCTCGGCGATCGTCTCCGGCCTCGCAGTCGGCAGCATGTACGGGCTGATCGCACTCGGCTTCCACGTCACCTACGTGGTCTCCAACACCGTCAATTTCTCGCAGGGCTCAGCGATGATGCTCGGCGCCGTGCTGGGCTACACCTTCGGCATCCGCTTCGGGTGGCCGCTGCCGCTCGCGATCGCGATGGCGCTGTTTCTCTGCGCGCTGTTCGGCCTGGTGGTCGAGCGCACGCTGGTGCGCCCCTTCGCCGAACGCGGCTCGAACGGCTGGCTGATGGCGACGGTCGCCGGCGGCATCGTGATCGACAACATCGTGCTCTTCACCTTCGGCAAGGAGCCGCGCGGATTCCCGTCGATCCTGGCGCAGAAGCCGATCGAGCTGTTCGGCACCGGCGTGTTTCCGCTGCAGCTCGTCATTCCGGCGGTCGGGATCGCCATCACGGTCGCGCTGCAGCTTGCGTTCAACCACACGCGGCTCGGCAAGGCCCTGCTCGCCGTGGTGCAGAACAAGGACGCGGCGCGGCTGATGGGCATCAATGTGCGGGCTGCGATCGCGTTCTCGTTCGCACTGTCGACGGCGCTCGCGGGCCTCGCGGGCCTGCTGATCGCGCCGCTGTTCAGCGTGCATTCCGACATGGGGACGCTGTTCGGCATCAAGGCCTTTGCAGTCGCTATCCTGGGCGGCATTACGTCGGCTTCGGGCGTGATGCTCGCCGGATTCCTCTACGGACTGATCGAGGCCACGGTCACGGCCTTTGCCGGATCGACCTACACCCAGATCGCGGCCTTCGGCGTCGTGATCCTCGCGCTCGCCGTGATGCCCAACGGGCTGCTCGGCCGCGCCGCGACGAAGAAGGTCTGA
- a CDS encoding branched-chain amino acid ABC transporter ATP-binding protein/permease, whose translation MNGRALTPSAMTITILALTAAAVALVLGSEGYTHFIIALVALTAVVGVGLNVLLGLAGQVSLGHVGFYAIGAYTAAILTLKGMSFWLAFPAAGMVAGILGALLALPALRVTGPYLAMITIAFAFIVQHGTIEWKGLTGGQNGLMGLVPPELFGRAFAEREMALLAVLLAGLSLYVFQRLAASAWGKAMVAVRDSETAARSIGLNPVTVKTAAFAVSAVFAGLAGAIFAPLMMFVAPDSFPFSQSILFLLAVIVGGAGWVLGPVVGAIVTVMLPELLSGLAEYRLLFVGALLLVVLWIAPEGVIGTIARRFRRTDQAWAKTDGFDLGVVPSGEATGAPLQVEGIGISFGGIKAASGVSFTAEPSRITSVIGPNGAGKTTVLNMIGGFYRPDAGRIRLGGAELAGAPAWRISRAGIARTYQTTQLFGEMSVLDNVLVALRRGRLGNPVMGTATGEEQRIAEALLAFVGYHGALAAPANGLPHVDRRLVEIARALATRPGVLLLDEPAAGLMRADKAALSKLIRRIADLGVAVILVEHDMAMVMGISDHVVVLDAGQVIAAGKPAEVRRDPRVLKAYLGDGEMRGRPRATAWNGSQDAILTCLKLSAGYGAAPVLDEVSFEVKPGELVALLGSNGAGKSTAMRAVTGLLRPVTGSIIVDDKPVDHVAAHRIAASGVALVPEGRQVFPELTVRDNILLGAHSRKQVDREAELEVMLKRFPRLRERLTSRAGLLSGGEQQMLAIARGLMAQPRILLLDEPSLGLAPAMINELFDVLAELRDDGVTILLVDQMAAMALTVADRGYVLESGRVVRSDTAEALAHDPALEAAYLGHPEAAQ comes from the coding sequence ATGAACGGCCGCGCGCTGACACCCTCGGCGATGACCATCACGATCCTGGCGCTGACCGCGGCTGCGGTCGCGCTGGTGCTCGGCAGCGAAGGCTACACGCATTTCATCATCGCACTGGTCGCGCTGACCGCTGTGGTCGGCGTCGGATTGAACGTACTGCTGGGTCTCGCCGGCCAGGTGTCGCTCGGTCACGTCGGATTCTATGCGATCGGCGCCTATACGGCCGCGATCCTGACGCTGAAAGGCATGAGCTTCTGGCTGGCTTTCCCTGCGGCCGGCATGGTTGCTGGCATCCTTGGCGCCCTGCTCGCGCTGCCGGCGCTGCGCGTCACCGGACCCTATCTCGCGATGATCACCATCGCGTTTGCCTTCATCGTCCAGCACGGCACCATCGAATGGAAAGGCCTGACCGGCGGCCAGAACGGACTGATGGGTCTCGTGCCGCCGGAGCTTTTCGGCCGCGCCTTCGCCGAGCGCGAGATGGCGTTGCTGGCCGTTCTGCTCGCGGGCCTCTCGCTCTATGTGTTCCAGCGCCTCGCCGCGAGCGCCTGGGGCAAGGCGATGGTCGCGGTGCGCGACAGCGAAACCGCGGCGCGCTCGATCGGGCTCAACCCGGTGACGGTCAAGACCGCGGCCTTTGCAGTCTCGGCGGTGTTCGCGGGCCTTGCGGGCGCGATCTTCGCGCCGCTGATGATGTTCGTTGCGCCAGACTCGTTTCCGTTCTCGCAATCGATTCTGTTCCTGCTCGCCGTGATCGTCGGTGGCGCGGGTTGGGTGCTGGGGCCGGTTGTTGGCGCCATCGTCACCGTGATGCTGCCGGAGCTTCTTTCCGGGCTTGCCGAATACCGGCTGCTGTTCGTCGGCGCACTGCTGCTGGTGGTTTTATGGATCGCACCGGAGGGCGTCATCGGCACCATCGCGCGCCGCTTCCGCCGTACCGATCAGGCGTGGGCCAAGACGGACGGCTTCGATCTTGGTGTCGTCCCTTCCGGCGAGGCCACGGGGGCGCCGCTACAGGTCGAGGGCATCGGCATTTCGTTCGGCGGCATCAAGGCCGCATCCGGTGTGAGCTTCACGGCCGAGCCCTCCCGCATCACCAGCGTGATCGGGCCGAACGGCGCGGGCAAAACCACCGTGCTCAACATGATCGGCGGCTTCTACCGGCCGGACGCCGGCCGCATCCGGCTCGGCGGCGCAGAGCTTGCCGGCGCGCCCGCGTGGCGCATTTCGCGCGCCGGAATCGCGCGCACCTACCAGACCACGCAGCTGTTCGGCGAGATGAGCGTGCTCGACAACGTGCTGGTCGCGCTGCGCCGCGGCCGGCTCGGCAATCCGGTGATGGGCACCGCAACCGGCGAGGAACAGCGCATCGCCGAAGCGCTGCTCGCATTCGTCGGCTATCACGGCGCGTTGGCTGCGCCCGCGAATGGTCTGCCTCACGTCGACCGCCGTCTCGTCGAGATCGCTCGCGCGCTGGCCACCCGGCCAGGCGTGCTCCTGCTCGACGAACCGGCCGCGGGGCTGATGCGTGCCGACAAGGCCGCGCTGAGCAAGCTCATCCGCCGCATCGCCGATCTCGGCGTCGCCGTCATTCTCGTGGAACACGATATGGCGATGGTGATGGGCATCTCGGACCACGTCGTGGTGCTCGACGCGGGCCAGGTCATCGCGGCCGGCAAGCCTGCCGAAGTGCGGCGCGATCCGCGCGTGCTGAAAGCCTATCTCGGCGACGGCGAGATGCGCGGACGCCCGCGCGCCACGGCCTGGAACGGCTCGCAGGACGCGATCTTGACCTGTCTCAAGCTCAGCGCCGGCTACGGCGCTGCGCCGGTCCTCGACGAGGTCTCGTTCGAAGTGAAGCCCGGCGAGCTGGTGGCGCTGCTCGGCTCGAACGGCGCCGGCAAGTCCACCGCCATGCGCGCCGTCACCGGGCTCCTGCGTCCCGTCACCGGATCGATCATCGTCGACGACAAGCCCGTCGACCATGTGGCCGCGCATCGGATCGCGGCGAGCGGCGTGGCGCTGGTGCCAGAGGGCCGCCAGGTGTTTCCGGAGCTGACGGTGCGGGACAACATCCTGCTCGGCGCCCATTCGCGAAAGCAAGTCGATCGCGAAGCCGAGCTCGAAGTGATGCTGAAACGCTTCCCGCGGCTGCGCGAACGGCTGACGAGCCGCGCCGGGCTCCTCTCTGGCGGCGAGCAGCAGATGCTCGCTATCGCCCGCGGGTTGATGGCGCAGCCGCGCATCCTGTTGCTCGATGAGCCGTCACTGGGCCTGGCGCCAGCGATGATTAACGAGCTGTTCGACGTGCTGGCGGAGCTGCGCGACGACGGCGTCACCATCCTGCTGGTCGATCAGATGGCCGCCATGGCGCTGACGGTCGCCGATCGCGGCTATGTGCTGGAATCCGGCCGCGTGGTACGGAGCGACACCGCGGAGGCGCTGGCACACGATCCGGCGCTCGAAGCGGCCTATCTCGGACACCCGGAAGCGGCGCAGTAG
- a CDS encoding amidohydrolase family protein → MLDLVLRNARIAGRGAATFDIAVAGGRIADIAPSIAADAPSENLDGRLVTPGFVDTHIHLDKSCILDRCHAEHGTLQEAIAQVAAAKRAFTEDDVYERGRRTLEKAIVQGTTHMRTHVEVDPRIGLKSFQAIKRLKRDYAWAIDLEICVFPQEGLLNDPGTEALLIEACKSGAGLIGGCPYTDSDPHGQIARIFSIAREFDLDIDFHLDFDLDASWMDIEEVCRQAGAHGYGGRVAVGHVTKLSALPPKRLDAVAQRLAASGVAVTVLPATDLFLMGRDHDHAVPRGVAPAHRLAEHGVTCSLSTNNVLNPFTPFGDCSLVRMANLYANVAQAGSSRELAACFDLVTQQPARLMNLSDYGVAVGNPADLIVLDGTDPAMIVAELAAPLMGIKRGRRSFSRPAAVFNRPQ, encoded by the coding sequence ATGCTCGATCTCGTCCTCCGCAATGCCCGCATCGCCGGCCGTGGTGCCGCGACCTTCGACATCGCTGTCGCCGGCGGCCGCATCGCCGATATCGCACCGTCAATTGCGGCCGATGCGCCGTCCGAAAACCTCGACGGCCGCCTCGTGACACCGGGCTTCGTCGACACACACATCCATCTCGACAAGTCCTGCATCCTCGATCGTTGCCATGCCGAGCACGGCACGCTGCAGGAAGCGATCGCACAGGTTGCGGCCGCCAAGCGCGCCTTCACCGAGGACGATGTCTACGAACGCGGCCGTCGCACGCTGGAGAAGGCCATCGTGCAAGGCACCACCCACATGCGCACCCATGTGGAAGTCGATCCGCGCATCGGACTGAAAAGCTTCCAGGCGATCAAACGCCTCAAGCGCGACTATGCCTGGGCGATCGATCTCGAGATTTGCGTGTTTCCGCAGGAGGGCCTGCTCAACGATCCCGGCACCGAGGCGCTTCTGATCGAAGCGTGCAAGTCAGGCGCCGGTCTGATTGGCGGCTGCCCCTATACCGACAGCGATCCGCATGGCCAGATCGCCCGCATCTTCAGCATCGCTCGCGAATTCGATCTCGACATCGACTTCCACCTCGATTTCGATCTCGACGCCTCATGGATGGATATCGAGGAGGTCTGCCGACAGGCTGGAGCGCATGGCTATGGCGGCCGCGTCGCGGTTGGCCATGTCACCAAGCTGTCGGCGCTGCCGCCGAAACGGCTCGATGCCGTGGCGCAACGCCTCGCGGCCTCCGGCGTCGCTGTGACGGTGCTGCCGGCGACCGATCTGTTTCTGATGGGCCGCGACCACGATCACGCCGTTCCGCGCGGCGTCGCGCCGGCGCATCGGCTTGCCGAGCACGGCGTGACCTGCTCGCTCTCCACCAACAATGTGCTCAATCCGTTCACACCGTTCGGCGATTGCTCGCTGGTGCGGATGGCGAACCTGTACGCCAATGTCGCCCAGGCCGGCAGCTCGCGCGAGCTCGCGGCCTGTTTCGATCTCGTCACGCAACAGCCGGCACGGCTGATGAATCTTTCGGACTATGGCGTCGCTGTCGGCAACCCGGCCGATCTGATCGTGCTCGACGGCACCGATCCGGCCATGATCGTCGCCGAACTCGCAGCCCCTCTCATGGGCATCAAGCGCGGCCGCCGCAGCTTCAGCCGCCCCGCGGCGGTGTTCAACCGACCGCAATAG
- a CDS encoding FecR family protein — MDWTKPSQVTSLLGVLLSTVATVSTAEAQSYGRVGAVNQEATGTPPGGAMRKLTIGTNIAVKERVRTSALGSTQIQFPDQSAINLGANCDLVIDQFVYDPQAKSGAMVATVTKGALRFIGGQVSHNSGAEIRTPSASLGIRGGMVTVMVQVPQSIMQMIQQATGVTGGELVLSNFGQITVTNNVGSVTLQPGFATVLGGPNDPIPTPFRLPDAVLQLVMQLINSKPGQTGGVANIPTQGNVPDGYKFTVIQDPTSPPGTDPLGYISIFGAGNGAAKGVSQTNQAGSVSPPAPPVSPPPPPCGYC; from the coding sequence ATGGATTGGACCAAACCATCTCAAGTCACGAGCCTGCTCGGGGTTCTGCTGTCCACGGTAGCCACCGTGAGCACCGCAGAGGCGCAAAGCTACGGCAGGGTCGGCGCCGTCAATCAGGAGGCGACCGGCACGCCGCCGGGCGGCGCCATGCGCAAGCTCACGATCGGCACGAACATTGCCGTGAAGGAGCGGGTCCGCACCTCTGCTCTGGGCTCGACGCAAATCCAGTTCCCGGACCAGTCGGCGATCAATCTCGGCGCCAATTGCGACCTGGTGATCGACCAGTTCGTCTACGACCCGCAAGCCAAGTCGGGGGCCATGGTGGCGACCGTCACCAAGGGCGCGTTGCGCTTCATTGGGGGGCAGGTCAGCCACAACTCCGGCGCCGAGATCCGGACGCCGTCGGCCTCGCTCGGCATTCGGGGCGGCATGGTCACCGTGATGGTGCAAGTGCCGCAGAGCATCATGCAAATGATCCAGCAGGCCACGGGCGTGACCGGTGGTGAGCTGGTGCTGTCGAATTTCGGTCAGATCACGGTCACCAACAATGTCGGCTCGGTGACGCTGCAGCCGGGCTTCGCCACGGTGCTCGGTGGACCCAACGATCCGATCCCGACGCCGTTCCGTCTCCCGGATGCGGTGTTGCAACTGGTCATGCAACTGATCAACAGCAAGCCGGGCCAGACCGGGGGCGTCGCCAATATCCCGACGCAAGGCAATGTGCCGGACGGATACAAGTTCACCGTGATCCAGGACCCGACCAGTCCACCCGGTACCGATCCGCTCGGTTACATCTCGATCTTCGGTGCCGGCAATGGCGCCGCCAAAGGCGTGTCGCAGACCAACCAAGCCGGCAGCGTCTCGCCGCCGGCACCGCCGGTATCGCCTCCACCGCCCCCGTGCGGTTACTGCTAG
- a CDS encoding tetratricopeptide repeat protein produces the protein MPYREIAARVNFARGLMTVCAPVFALFVAIQPASAQDASDEQERLHAQMLREPTNYEVTFAYVKVATNRGDYEAAIAALERLLYYNPNLAHVKYELGTLYMKLRSFDMAKRYFKEALATRGLDPVTKSRIEDYLPDTERQTQQSRFSGFAQTGVRYQSNANFAPSNGLVNVGGQELGLPTTNTKRSDSNWFGMVGLSHDYDLNDTAGSTFETRFTGYLTQQFVLTDLNVGLIDGSFGWRIPIRNDVFPGASVKPYVTGGNIWVGGSQYLASGGAGVVFTLPVNPKLSFEPGFEWRHVGITVDAPVATQGVAASQLNEFSSGNWFTGGMSMKYSIVETVRLDARGYYRRGEGQADFQNFDQWVGEAALSFMVPPPFTWMPRYWILSPFARYTETDFDAANPFLDPNTKRSDKTWTAGVIFDTPITKVFGLKTTFQYDKTTSTLPNFRLDNYQVMTGPTARF, from the coding sequence ATGCCGTACAGGGAAATTGCGGCCCGGGTGAATTTTGCCCGAGGCCTGATGACCGTCTGCGCGCCTGTCTTTGCGTTGTTCGTTGCGATTCAACCGGCGTCGGCGCAAGACGCCAGCGACGAACAAGAGCGCCTTCATGCGCAAATGCTGCGCGAGCCGACGAATTACGAAGTCACCTTCGCCTACGTGAAAGTGGCGACCAATCGTGGCGATTATGAAGCCGCGATCGCGGCCCTTGAGCGTCTGCTCTACTACAATCCGAATCTGGCGCATGTGAAGTACGAGCTCGGCACGCTGTACATGAAGCTGCGCTCCTTCGACATGGCCAAGCGCTATTTCAAGGAAGCGCTGGCGACGCGGGGGCTCGATCCGGTCACCAAATCGCGCATCGAAGATTATCTGCCCGATACCGAGCGGCAGACGCAGCAGAGCCGGTTCTCGGGCTTTGCCCAGACTGGCGTGCGGTATCAGAGCAATGCCAATTTTGCGCCGTCGAATGGCCTCGTGAATGTCGGCGGCCAGGAGCTCGGTCTGCCGACGACGAACACCAAGCGCTCCGACAGCAACTGGTTCGGCATGGTCGGCCTGAGCCACGACTACGATCTCAACGATACCGCGGGATCGACCTTCGAGACGCGCTTCACCGGCTATCTGACGCAGCAGTTCGTGCTGACCGACCTCAACGTCGGCTTGATCGACGGCAGCTTTGGCTGGCGTATTCCGATCAGGAACGACGTGTTCCCGGGCGCGAGCGTGAAGCCTTACGTCACGGGCGGCAACATCTGGGTCGGGGGCAGCCAGTATCTCGCCTCCGGCGGAGCCGGCGTTGTCTTCACGCTACCGGTCAACCCGAAGCTCTCCTTCGAGCCGGGCTTCGAATGGCGGCATGTGGGTATCACCGTCGATGCGCCGGTCGCGACTCAAGGCGTCGCTGCTTCCCAGCTGAACGAGTTCAGCAGCGGCAACTGGTTCACTGGCGGCATGTCGATGAAGTATTCGATCGTCGAGACCGTGAGGCTCGATGCCCGTGGTTACTACCGGCGCGGCGAAGGCCAGGCGGATTTCCAGAATTTCGATCAGTGGGTCGGCGAAGCCGCGCTCTCGTTCATGGTGCCGCCGCCGTTCACCTGGATGCCGCGCTACTGGATCCTGTCGCCGTTTGCCCGCTACACGGAAACCGATTTCGACGCGGCCAATCCGTTCCTCGATCCGAACACGAAGCGGTCCGATAAGACATGGACAGCTGGCGTGATCTTCGACACGCCGATCACCAAAGTGTTCGGCCTCAAAACCACCTTCCAGTACGACAAGACCACCTCCACGCTGCCGAACTTCCGGTTGGACAACTATCAGGTCATGACCGGACCAACGGCGCGATTCTGA